The window CGCATTCGGTGAACGACGCCGGGGCGACCAGCGTGGCGTAGTCGATGGTGATCTGGGGCTCAGCGCGCAGGCGCTGGCGCAGCGCCTCGCGGAGCTGTGCAGCGTCGCGCTCGCTGGCGTCCCAGGCGGCGCGCACGTCAGCCAGCGCCTGCGGGATGGCGGCGGCTGCCGAGCGCGCGGACGGCGACAGCAGCACGTTGCGGCTGCTCAGCGCAACGCCGTCGGTGTCACGCACGGTCGGCACCGGCACGATCTTGACCGGCAGCGCCAGATCAGCGACCAGACGACGCACGACCGCTAGCTGCTGGGCGTCCTTCTGGCCGAAGTACGCGGTCTGCGGCTGGACGATGTTGAGCAGCATCGTCACGACCGTCGCGACGCCGGTGAAATGTCCGGGCCGCGCTGCGCCTTCGAAGGTGCGCGCGATCGGTCCGACATCGACGATCGTGGAATGCCCTGCCGGATAGATCTGCTCGACCGTCGGCAGGACCACCAGATCGACGCCCTCGCTGGCGAGCACCGTTA is drawn from Thermomicrobiales bacterium and contains these coding sequences:
- the panC gene encoding pantoate--beta-alanine ligase is translated as MRISTTVDEVREARRALPDPLGLVPTMGALHDGHLALVRRARAENAAVAVSIFVNPTQFTSTDDFGNYPRDTERDITVLASEGVDLVVLPTVEQIYPAGHSTIVDVGPIARTFEGAARPGHFTGVATVVTMLLNIVQPQTAYFGQKDAQQLAVVRRLVADLALPVKIVPVPTVRDTDGVALSSRNVLLSPSARSAAAAIPQALADVRAAWDASERDAAQLREALRQRLRAEPQITIDYATLVAPASFTECDGIIHGDALVIVAVIADGIRLIDNLHLVDMIE